The Ananas comosus cultivar F153 linkage group 20, ASM154086v1, whole genome shotgun sequence region cgaaataaaaaaaaatagaaatatataaaatgttttaaaatttttgaaaaagtgtATAGATAACTAGTCCTCTATATAAATACTTTCATCTTTCGACATCAACAAAAAAAACTCTTAGTTTTCTCATGAATGACCATTTTATGAATTCTTCTATTATAAAAGTTCCTCAAATAtagtttgattgtttttttttgacaaattaaaGACTATATCTACGTGCAATATATTTGTGTGAAAGTTTAGGAACTGAAGTGTTAAGTTGGAATTGATAAATTGCACTACCAGTACTCTCCCTCAAGTTTACCGCATGTTTCATTTCtatcctcaaatttttaaattcacgTTTTAAACATGGAGAGACAAAGTTTTAGTAAATGATTAGTAAAgttgaaaattatttgaaatctAGCTAGTTTTGGcaaatttatccaaaaaaaaatataagaaccaaaaattgccatatagataTAGTACGAGAAGCATCCACACAGTTTACTCTTGTAAGAAAGCAACAGAGAAAAAGTTGCTTTGAAGTATAGCTACTGATATTTTCCCAAGTGATTTTGGTCTACAAGGAAGAGGAATCCCACCAATAACTGTGGAAATATATATCCCTCTTGATTAGGATTCATTAGGAAAATAAACTTAGTCCACAAACGTGATAGTGCTGTTTTCAATGATTTTATAGTATAGCATCATCATTCATTGATGAACAGTTGAAAACGCTAGTGAAAGCACAATTCATATTTGACTAATCTCTTATACCATACTAGTTTTGAAAAGGAACACCGATAGATACTGATATCTGAGACTTTTATTTGGAAGCGAGCTTTAACAAGATGACTAACTGAAGCAAGGCCGGTATAGATACGACTATGGGGACGATAACCAAAAACACGGTGGATTTTGTTgtgtttatgattttttttgtgtttgcaAATCTGATTTGGTCGTGTATGAATTTCATACATGAAAGATTGTAATAACATTAAATTAGTAACTTGTAGTCATTTGAATAGCTAGGTTAGAGTTTTCCATTTTGGATACGGTTTCGATTTTTCTTGCGGGTTTGATTTTAATTATGGATTTATAAAACCTTTAAATGTTGCGTATGGTTCTTGGTTTCAACTAGAATTGGGTCTTATGTTGGaccacgagttgaatttttttgcTCAGATCTTTCAGAAGCACCAATTGAGGCAAATAGGCTCAGTTCTTTAAaatttcgtttggttcggatataaacaAGAAGAACTTTCTATTCCAATGATAGGTGTAAGTTTAGGTATAAACTTGaaatagatcaattttgcgtttggataaaaattaagttgttctcgggaataagaaaaatagcgtttgaatagataagatggaataagaaagataatgagtagttataaatagaaaataataatattgtcccttatattaaatttaaaatttaaatttaattttttacattttatattaaaatttttaaatttaaatatataactttgaaatttcaaaatcttaaaatttaaatttaaattcaaaaattcaaagttctaaattttatatttaaaattaaatttaaatgtaaaaatatcaaattttaaatttaaaaaatttaaaattttattttttaaaaaagttaaattagaATGGAATTAGCTAATCCTATCTCAATTTCAATGGGAGTGGAGTTTGTTAACCTCACCTCTAACGGATTATCCTAACTGTTAGGGGTGAGGATAACAAACCCCACCCCCGTTTAGCTGTGTTCGGGGACAGGGACGGATAACCCCTTATTCCCCCATCCCCAAACCAAACCCCGGCTTTAGCACTATTTacttatagaaataaataagtaaatacatttacttatagaaataaatagatTATTCTCTTAATAGCACTATCTCATCACAAGTAacacaatataaaataaaaaaaatatattataagcaTGTAAATATTCCCAATTAATATGAATATATGCTCCAAGCTTATAAACTTTGGGTGTCACTTTAATCACACATTTAATAAGAAAGACAAAAAAAGAATGCAATGAGTATTTTTTGGTACAATTTTGTTTTATCTTAATAAATGTAGTGTGATAATGGAGGAACAAAAAGTAACATTCGAATCTATAACATTAAATGAGCAAAGAGGCCAAGTGAATCTTAAATGTTGGAACTTTAGGAAAGAGGTGGTGGCAAATAATTAATGAAGGCCAAATTAATACACAATATAAATGCAACAAGGAATGCATAGGGACAGAATGTCACATACATTTTTGAATGTACTTTCTCTCCAGCCTATTGCATGTAAGAGTTTTTCTATGCATTAAATATATCTAAACAAAATGACCAGATTCATTGTAGGCCACCATATGTGCAAAGAAATGTGATTTCAACCTACGAACCAACGCTCGGGGAGGAGAGTACCTACCGATCTGACTAATGTATGGCGGTAAAAATGTCTGATATTGAAGCACATACAatatccaaatttgaatatttgatGGCACTACCTCATGAATATGTTATAAACCCACTGCTTCTTTGAAAAAGCCTATTTTAGGTTGTTcttcttaggcttcgtttgggattgcgaggAGATTGCATTATGTGCGGTGAAAAAATACGATAGAAAAATACTttatttgttttcgtacgtaatattgtgttctgCATATCACGaagagtcggttacgatatattttatgcGATCACACTGGAGAATACAGAAGTATAtccttatatacttttatcccagctccattttatctaatggTGTCAGATgagtctcaataccaaactaagccttaatggAACTTCATTGTGGATCTTCCCCTTTTGGGCTTTAAAAGTtgattttgagatattttgctACTTGGGCctccatttttcattttttttaaaaaaattttccctTCATACCAAGCATGTAAAAACTGTTAAAACTTTTAcgccaaaattttcttttcaatctaCTTTCCTTGAATACTACTTTTATGAGAACCTCACATTTGATTGTAGTTGGCTTATATCTCCACATGTACATAAAACAGAGTATAAAATACACTCAAATTTTCGAAGttcataataattttacaaaatgtaTCCCAATCTTAGGATTTGTCAAGTAGAAGCAAACCAGCTAAGTTAATAAGCAGCAACATTTGAGATCCCACAAATCCAATAGGCTAAGATAAAATTATTCACTAAAACAATATGAGAACACATTAATTAATTGTTGGAGAATTGGTCAAGAACTTTGCTAAAACATATTAGGCTTTAAAGTTCAGATGTTTACTAGTCAAAAACTAACACCAACTTCAAATAAAACGCAAACTTGGTTTCAATTTGGCAACAGTACTTCAGAATAAAAGTCAGACTATATATTGGGCCCATTTAGTTTAGATTGTGAAAAAAATGAATTCTGcagaattaattttgatttgaagaattgattttggtttaaAGCTGTTGAGCGTTTGACGGAGTTTAgatgaaaagtgatttttttgaaGTAATTTTGTAAAACTGTTTAGCAAAATTTTTTGGCTGTTtgcaaataattaaatttttttttttttgcctaattttattttaaaataatttaacatttgaatttaaagtttaaattttaaattttaaatttacacaaaaatttgaaattttggattttaattaaaaatataaattagatattaaaaaaatttaaatattaaaatttaaaatttaaaattataaatttaaattgaatatttaaaatttaaaacttaaaatataaaattttaattttaattttatcttaaatttaaaatttaaaattttaaaatttaaaatttgagatttgaaatttaaattcgaaatttaatatctaaatttaaaatttaaaattttaaaatttagatataaaattttaagttgaaaattaaaatttgaatttaaatttaaaatttaagtttaaaatcaGAATCATATTTTAAGAAGCAGGTTTTAGCTGCTTCTAATCTTGGGTTCTCGAAAATTAAAAAGctgattctaaaaatcaaaattagattttgaaatcGAGATTCCCAAACACTTTATTGAGCCAAAAGTTATTTTTAGActcaaaaatcacttttcaaaagaTAGGCCAAACACACGCACTATGCGAGACTTTCCAAACTTTTGTTAGCTTATCCCTCGCTGCATAAGCACCCGCAGAGTGTTGTAATTGAACAAACATAAACTAAATTAGATGTACTATAATAATTGTATATCTTTTATATAGGActattaatttgaatataaagataaaaacaaCTTACACAGTTTcgcaccgaccgtccctagcacaagcggcaaagggcttgatggttggtactcgaggtcccaagttcgaattttagttgattcacatttctagctaattaagtttatttctaaataaaatgaaataaataaaacgggcGATCAAGGTGTTTATGTTCTTAATTTCTTACGTAAGTCGCTGccgataagtttttttttactcttttagaTATATTCTTTTTCAACCATTTGTGTAACCAGTTCCAACTCTACACTTGCTGATAAATTCATTAGCAATGTAGTATCATCATTAATGATTATATATATGGGATAATTTTGATACATTGCTCTCATAAATGTAGATAGTAACCAAATGTATGTATGAACCTTCATTCCCGTATGAAACAATACCGTGAGCAAAAACCGTAGTGTGACTATGTTGGTTTAGTCCCAAAATATGGAACGAATCCAAATCAGGTGTATTAATTGATCAGAAAGAATTCGATCAGAAAGAATTCGATTGGCTTGGGACGAGGCGCGGGGCGTGGGATAGAGTATAGAGTTATGTTGGTAGTCTGTGTACGTTGTCTTTTCGGATTAGTCTGTGAATTCCCGTTATGTTACTTTTTCTTCCGTTTCGGGGTTTTTGTACCCTGTAGGAGACCATAGTTGTCTCCATCATGTTTGCTAAATTCATATCCctattgaatgaagcgggtagcttgctacatttttctcaaaaaaaaaaaaaaaaaNtcattatttataaaaaaaaaaaaaagaattcgaTTGAGCCGATCGACCCCTTCTCAATCGATCGCCTAATCACGTCATCGAGGATCACTCAAGGAGCCGAATCGCATGTCAAAGATACTTTTGACTCGGTCAGCAATTGGATGACTTGGTCAACAAAATGCAAAATGTATTCAATGTAGTATTCTAGACATATAATGGTTGTTTTAAATGAATAAATCAAAGAATCTCTAATGCTACACTAACTTTTTTTGATTTCCAAATGCATAATTGAGTTTACATGGTGCATGAATGCATGGATGAACAGGTGTAGTTTTTAAGTAAGGAGTAAAATTGGTTTAAAGCTGCTTAGAAACAACTAATGCaaagtgtatatatattcactaattaattaaccaaaATCAACCAAAAAAGATTGTTCAaagctattaattaattactctttTCATTGTATCCTCTGGTGCTTGTAAACTGTAAACATGCATCTTAATTAGTTTACTTTCCCCTCACATTCAATCTCccccaaaaaaatcaaaaataaaacccaaaaaggaaagtaaaaaaaaaaaagagagttgtggctatagtagtagtagtagtagtactaTTGCATGCACTATTAGCTAGTGTCCAAGCTTCAGATTGAGTCTCCTGAGCCAAACTGAATGCAAGATCATGTTAAACACATCAAACCTCTTTGGAGGGTGGTTGAACACGAAATGCCGTTTCACTGCCCTCACCCCTTCCCTCAAActctccacctccgccgccggaaTCTGCTCCAACACCTCCCTCAGCCGCGGGATGTCGCCCACCGCCACCGACACCGAGAATGCCTCCCACCGCAGCACGTCCGCGAACGGCAGCGCGTACCCCTCGGAGATCACCACCGGCACGCACTCTGCATAGATCGCCTCGACAATCCTCGGGCTCGCCACCTGTTTTAGATAAAATGATTAAAACACTGTTCTCTAACGGCTTAAACTTTTATAGTAACTATCGTTTAGCATAAATAGCTAGCATAGTGGTTAGGGGTGAAAACGGTCGAATATGTTCGGATATTTGACGAAACCATATTCGTATCCATCTTTTTTTCAGATGCGAATGCGGATGTGGATACGCATCagatgctaaatttttattactatattcGCTGAAAACGGATTCGAATGCAGTGTACCTCGTGACCACTGGGGCAGAGGCAGAAGCGCGAGTGCAGCATAAAATGATAGTAGTCGAGTCCCTTTGGGAGATACTCGTAGACGGGGAGGCGGTCGGGGTCGCGGCCCTTCCAGTGTTGGAGGAGGAGAGGGCGGATGGGGCCGTGGAGGCCGCCTGCGAAGAATGCGAGGAAGCGGCGGGCGGGGAGGTCGGGAGGCGGGGAGAGGAGCTGGTGTGGGATGTCGCCCGTCAGGAGGTTGATCTCTGGGATGCTGACATCCTTTGCTGGCTGAAAGCCTTCCGTGGTGTTGGCGTTACAGAGAGCCCGAATGGAGTTGGTGTAGAGCTCCGGATGGCCTCTCGAAGCATGGGGGCCCTATAAAATTATACCAAAAAATCAAGGTGTTATATGGCTTGTGACAAAGAGATGTAGAACTTAGAGATTCACGGCCCAtgtttagtatatatattaaaaacaacGTTATCTGAAAATTTGAACTTCTCGAAAAATAAcagttgcttcatattttttaacttgATACTGAATTTAACATATTGTTTGACCTAACCTAAACTTTAGTAGAACTTAGATTGACACAATTATAATTCAATGGTAAATTAAGTttaatatgaataaaaatagaTTGTATTAACTGTATCTTCAACTATAACAATGCTAAGAATATATGCTACCTAGACGACATACACTGTACTTTGAagtttttaccaaaaaaaaatgacattGATCAAAACTGTTTGGACAAAAAACTGAAAGGGTAAATTACTCTTtcagtcctcaaactatgagtaatgtgatattttgatttctaaactttaatttattctaattttttattcgaatttTCTAATTGTTACATTCAAGTCACACAATTCAATTATAATAGTTCCGCATCACTTCGATTTGCATCAACAATTGTCAATATTTAGCCACCTAAATTGGGTTGTGGAACTTGATTACAACaactcaaaaattaaatttgagccagaaattataaaatattaaagtttgagaaccatAATGTCAGCCGTTATAGTTTGAAGAAATTGAGCTCATGAATAGCCGGTACACAatggtaataaaaaaaaattcgctAGCATTTTCTATCCCTACTAAAATTACTAATATCTACTCTTTtactatttttcattttagtcacCCTTAAGCAAATTTATTAAGAGTATCTActctatttaattattttataaaatgttCAATTACTGTAgaataacacaaaaaaaaaactttgcaaaaattttagtaattttgtttgaattttaggtatctatttcaaaatttgctACAGTGAAGTTTGTATTTATGCTTCTGTGGATCATAGGCGCTAACTAACTTTACCAATAAAAAGAGCGCACCAATTATACTAAAGAGCTCAACCACACAGCAGTTATAAATTTTGACCTTACTTAAAACATCTGAATGATAGGTCTATTTTTGAACCGCAATCCCACTCAACTCACTATTCTTCTAGGCCTATTATTATAGAATAGCAAGTGGAACCTGCACGTTGtagccaataataaatagccaacagcTTGTAGTATTTATATACGTACCCAATCGTGGCAGGAGAGCATGAAGTGGTCGGCGCCGCCGGTGCGGTTCCAGAAGGGGTGCTTGGAGGCGACGACGTCGACGTAGTCCGCGACGAAGCGCTGAAGCGGGCGGTGGTCGTATGAGAGGGGGAGGTAGATGAACTGGACCATCTCGGTGACGCTGAAGGGGAGGAAGAAGGCGTGGGCTCGACGTGGGTCCCACGTCCGGACTCCGGTTGCCGACTGCTGCGTCATCGACTCCAGCGTCTCGATGAACCGACCCTCGGTCGTGTAGATGTTCTTGCAAGGGCCGTGGTGCGCCAGCGGGGGCTCGCCC contains the following coding sequences:
- the LOC109725975 gene encoding probable glycosyltransferase At5g25310, whose translation is MACYWSRVFPIYLLLVIAAAAAAVVVVVVRVFSCCGSPPPPLPQPFTVALVPSDIVRRLRTQQSTSPLPRRPALDQPYRAVLPDAATKKKKNNESARERGNGDGSGGNDLDAVERDLARARGAIRRAVSRRRGNAFSAFPALHGEHVPLPNVYRNPAAFLQSYAEMENRFKVFVYEEGEPPLAHHGPCKNIYTTEGRFIETLESMTQQSATGVRTWDPRRAHAFFLPFSVTEMVQFIYLPLSYDHRPLQRFVADYVDVVASKHPFWNRTGGADHFMLSCHDWGPHASRGHPELYTNSIRALCNANTTEGFQPAKDVSIPEINLLTGDIPHQLLSPPPDLPARRFLAFFAGGLHGPIRPLLLQHWKGRDPDRLPVYEYLPKGLDYYHFMLHSRFCLCPSGHEVASPRIVEAIYAECVPVVISEGYALPFADVLRWEAFSVSVAVGDIPRLREVLEQIPAAEVESLREGVRAVKRHFVFNHPPKRFDVFNMILHSVWLRRLNLKLGH